One window of the Natronomonas marina genome contains the following:
- the mch gene encoding methenyltetrahydromethanopterin cyclohydrolase has product MESLNRMAVELADEAIDFADELAIEVHELDNGAVVLDFGVEAVGGIEAGLLLAEIQTGGLATVQTGVDEVAGAPLTHVETTTDHPALALLCAQKAGWELSVEGFEGLGSGPARALVAEEEEFQRVGYRDAADFAVLAVESDALPGEAVAEHVAEMTGVPVSSVFLPTFSTASVTGSVALASRAAELAVFRLSELGYDPLDVLSVAGAAPVAPVAEDDEAAMARTNDALAYGGQVHVTVDAAFDRFGEITSTVGEAYGTTFAEVFAEHDWDFYDVPVEVFAPAQVTVDVAGEGVEVVGGTDEALLAESFGLSP; this is encoded by the coding sequence ATGGAGAGTCTCAACCGGATGGCCGTCGAACTCGCCGACGAGGCCATCGACTTCGCTGACGAACTGGCCATCGAGGTCCACGAACTCGACAACGGCGCCGTCGTGCTGGACTTCGGCGTCGAGGCGGTCGGCGGCATCGAGGCCGGCCTCCTGCTCGCCGAGATACAGACGGGCGGGCTGGCGACCGTCCAGACCGGCGTCGACGAGGTGGCCGGCGCGCCGCTGACCCACGTCGAGACCACGACGGACCACCCCGCGCTGGCGCTTCTGTGCGCCCAGAAGGCGGGCTGGGAGCTGTCGGTCGAGGGCTTCGAGGGACTCGGCAGCGGTCCCGCCCGCGCGCTGGTCGCCGAGGAGGAGGAGTTCCAGCGGGTCGGCTACCGGGACGCCGCCGACTTCGCGGTGCTGGCCGTCGAGAGCGACGCGTTGCCCGGCGAGGCGGTCGCCGAACACGTCGCCGAGATGACCGGCGTCCCCGTCTCCAGCGTCTTCCTGCCGACGTTCTCGACGGCCAGCGTCACCGGCAGCGTCGCGCTGGCGAGTCGGGCCGCCGAACTCGCGGTCTTCCGGCTGTCGGAACTCGGCTACGACCCTCTCGACGTGCTGTCGGTCGCCGGCGCTGCGCCGGTCGCGCCCGTCGCCGAAGACGACGAGGCGGCGATGGCCCGCACCAACGACGCCCTGGCGTACGGCGGGCAGGTCCACGTCACCGTCGACGCCGCCTTCGACCGCTTCGGCGAAATCACCTCGACGGTCGGCGAGGCTTACGGGACCACCTTCGCCGAGGTCTTCGCCGAACACGACTGGGACTTCTACGACGTTCCGGTCGAGGTGTTCGCGCCCGCGCAGGTGACCGTCGACGTGGCGGGCGAGGGCGTCGAGGTGGTCGGCGGGACCGACGAGGCGCTCCTGGCCGAGAGTTTCGGCCTGTCGCCGTGA
- a CDS encoding S8 family serine peptidase: MTDDSKLSRRTFLKGVGATAIAAAADPALGAETAGGLDERFLNWRAVEARKVWDRGFRGRRDRTLALTDSGVEGRHPDLGPWNGVRAEIEDGEFSLVRGDDGSDGGGGAVPEFEPVTGPDGEPLTESDSGTFTPGAFVAPNQQLSEVRGATFTAKTTSKLDASLSWTPPGNDLEFRIDNVTDERTEVGRVASANNPEELLVDVTEGEEYQFVIELYASVAGQYTVEATYVEAVSADAGTETSTADVTDVDPFADLSHKTFGWYDAGSRYGSFDKPRDQNGHGTHVSSIMAGSGRASTLEESTVHEENATLLPGDFREYEVEASAGRSVWASAFGSNINLYIIDEDGQELDQSPVRKDSIILEHPIEEDGTYTVQVRPRETDTVVEGVGEQAQAGNPTAGTLERIAVGTTKLPAEATGEAAAASDDAETALHPGVAPNAGVVGLQGLGTPTADLGTHAEAFKEAFNIRSVNMSWGPLAGAPLGQVEQLDSTRADVRRITEGGILVCASAGNFFTPANGNGGPAAADEAISVVATGPFDGIATYSSGGIGGIDEQSDPTSESSPVYAKPDVTAPGGDISPDALANIALGLATNPPAVPVPEPPVGISYPIPSNYELARAAKNGSPEKTYGDADGRPDSGADEPFAPRDYTDKAGTSMSSPYVNGVAGLLAEAMEFGRPDGGERPEAITLPEPAETTESDVYRLKALLLATASESVFTAAPYHVAQNPPKAPTYDFGGRDPFEGFGRVNPDAAVDAVTRDLTPELTAGSDDDPTTGASTTEETLGLYVPEDSRATAGYVTAPTGSMTVSVDLSHLSGGNKGKAAGDPHVDLFVYDPASPSDRGEPTIVARGQGLTGAPSVSVTVPETESGEKTYVVVAKLVNVPGVVNGHDVQSHFDLTVELDATGESFAVSGGARTGDGTLFTAGQTNRMTVEVTDPDEAAVVRDVVPGAWEVLEQFSEDVDRVEQPTDGGPKYVYFDSSAATGETTSYTYFVEAPDTLADSGQYQFGPAEAAPAAEADDPETTFVAVPNTSSTVGVIGIDTNDPTGSLPEAPGGDPPEPPTGDLPDGSD, from the coding sequence ATGACCGACGACTCGAAGTTGTCACGACGCACCTTCCTCAAGGGTGTCGGAGCGACCGCGATAGCTGCCGCCGCCGATCCGGCGCTGGGCGCCGAGACGGCCGGCGGACTGGACGAACGGTTCCTCAACTGGCGGGCCGTCGAGGCCCGGAAGGTCTGGGACCGCGGCTTCCGCGGCCGACGGGACCGGACGCTCGCACTGACCGATTCCGGCGTCGAGGGGCGCCACCCCGACCTCGGTCCCTGGAACGGCGTTCGCGCCGAGATCGAGGACGGCGAGTTCTCGCTCGTCCGGGGCGACGATGGCAGCGACGGAGGCGGCGGCGCAGTCCCCGAGTTCGAACCCGTCACCGGACCGGACGGCGAGCCGCTCACCGAATCGGACAGCGGGACGTTCACGCCCGGCGCCTTCGTCGCGCCGAACCAGCAACTCAGCGAGGTCCGGGGCGCGACGTTCACCGCGAAGACGACGAGCAAGCTGGACGCCTCGCTGTCGTGGACGCCGCCGGGCAACGACCTGGAGTTCCGCATCGACAACGTGACCGACGAGCGGACGGAGGTCGGCCGCGTCGCCTCCGCGAACAACCCCGAGGAGCTACTCGTCGACGTCACCGAGGGCGAGGAGTACCAGTTCGTCATCGAACTGTACGCCTCCGTCGCCGGCCAGTACACCGTCGAGGCGACGTACGTCGAGGCGGTCTCGGCGGACGCCGGCACCGAGACGAGCACCGCCGACGTCACCGACGTCGACCCCTTCGCGGACCTCTCGCACAAGACGTTCGGCTGGTACGACGCCGGCAGCCGCTACGGCTCCTTCGACAAGCCGCGGGACCAGAACGGCCACGGAACGCACGTCTCCTCCATCATGGCCGGCTCCGGCCGGGCCAGCACCCTCGAGGAGTCGACCGTCCACGAGGAGAACGCGACGCTTTTGCCGGGCGACTTCCGCGAGTACGAGGTCGAGGCGAGCGCCGGACGGAGCGTCTGGGCCTCGGCGTTCGGCTCCAACATCAACCTCTACATCATCGACGAGGACGGCCAGGAACTCGACCAGTCGCCGGTCCGGAAGGACTCCATCATCCTCGAGCACCCCATCGAGGAGGACGGCACCTACACCGTCCAGGTGCGGCCGCGCGAGACGGACACCGTCGTCGAGGGGGTGGGCGAGCAGGCACAGGCCGGCAACCCGACGGCTGGCACCCTCGAACGCATCGCCGTCGGCACCACGAAACTGCCGGCCGAGGCCACCGGCGAGGCGGCCGCCGCCAGCGACGACGCCGAGACGGCGCTGCACCCCGGCGTCGCGCCCAACGCCGGCGTGGTCGGTCTCCAGGGACTCGGCACCCCGACTGCCGACCTCGGCACCCACGCCGAGGCGTTCAAGGAGGCGTTCAACATCCGCTCGGTCAACATGTCGTGGGGCCCGCTCGCTGGCGCGCCGCTGGGCCAGGTCGAACAGCTCGACAGCACTCGCGCGGACGTCCGCCGCATCACCGAGGGCGGAATATTGGTGTGTGCCTCCGCCGGGAATTTCTTCACGCCCGCGAACGGCAACGGCGGGCCGGCGGCGGCCGACGAGGCCATCTCCGTCGTCGCAACGGGACCGTTCGACGGCATCGCCACGTACTCCTCGGGCGGCATCGGCGGGATCGACGAGCAGAGCGACCCGACCTCGGAGTCCAGCCCCGTCTACGCCAAGCCGGACGTCACCGCGCCGGGCGGCGATATCTCACCGGACGCGCTGGCGAACATCGCCCTCGGGCTGGCGACGAACCCGCCGGCCGTCCCCGTTCCGGAGCCGCCGGTCGGCATCAGCTACCCCATCCCGTCGAACTACGAACTCGCGCGAGCGGCGAAGAACGGCTCGCCGGAGAAGACCTACGGCGACGCCGACGGGCGACCGGATTCCGGCGCCGACGAACCGTTCGCGCCGCGGGACTACACCGACAAGGCCGGGACCTCGATGTCGTCGCCGTACGTCAACGGCGTCGCCGGTCTCCTCGCCGAGGCGATGGAGTTCGGCCGCCCGGACGGTGGCGAGCGCCCCGAGGCCATCACGCTGCCCGAACCGGCCGAGACGACCGAGAGCGACGTCTACCGGCTGAAGGCCCTCCTGCTTGCGACGGCGAGCGAGTCCGTGTTCACGGCGGCGCCGTACCACGTCGCCCAGAACCCGCCGAAGGCACCCACCTACGACTTCGGTGGCCGCGACCCCTTCGAGGGGTTCGGCCGGGTGAACCCCGACGCCGCCGTCGACGCCGTCACCCGCGACCTGACGCCGGAGTTGACCGCCGGCAGCGACGACGACCCGACGACCGGCGCCTCGACGACCGAGGAGACGCTCGGGCTGTACGTCCCCGAGGACTCCCGGGCGACCGCGGGCTACGTCACCGCGCCGACCGGCTCGATGACCGTCAGCGTCGATCTATCGCACCTCTCGGGCGGCAACAAGGGCAAGGCGGCGGGCGACCCCCACGTCGACCTGTTCGTCTACGACCCCGCCTCACCCTCCGACCGCGGTGAGCCGACCATCGTCGCCCGCGGGCAGGGCCTCACGGGTGCGCCCTCGGTCTCCGTGACCGTCCCCGAGACCGAGTCCGGCGAGAAGACCTACGTCGTCGTCGCAAAGCTGGTGAACGTCCCCGGCGTCGTCAACGGTCACGACGTCCAGAGTCACTTCGATCTCACGGTCGAACTCGACGCGACGGGCGAGAGCTTCGCCGTCTCGGGCGGGGCACGGACCGGCGACGGGACCCTCTTCACCGCCGGCCAGACCAACCGGATGACCGTCGAGGTAACCGACCCCGACGAGGCGGCGGTCGTCCGCGACGTCGTCCCCGGCGCCTGGGAGGTGCTGGAGCAGTTCTCCGAGGACGTCGACCGCGTCGAGCAGCCGACCGATGGCGGCCCGAAGTACGTCTACTTCGATTCGTCGGCCGCTACCGGCGAGACCACCTCCTACACCTACTTCGTCGAGGCCCCGGACACGCTGGCCGACTCCGGTCAGTACCAGTTCGGCCCCGCGGAGGCCGCCCCGGCCGCCGAGGCCGACGACCCCGAGACGACGTTCGTCGCGGTGCCGAACACCTCCAGCACGGTCGGCGTCATCGGCATCGACACGAACGACCCGACCGGTAGCCTCCCGGAGGCCCCCGGCGGCGACCCGCCGGAGCCGCCGACCGGCGACCTCCCGGACGGCTCCGACTGA
- a CDS encoding winged helix-turn-helix transcriptional regulator: MGTRTRTVAIGLVVVVALLAGPLVGTAAAWDGNDDWADDDSSGDDGRFGNHSEENRTVSGAVDVVRDTVDTASERTVESVDAVGISVDGTESESGGETTDRSESREETAALEVEVGDSRSVTDRKTGSNRLSAPVRLTVLARLPEADLRDVPVVLRPDSFDRRSPSVDPTSPDLESPESAAPVAPTAPAEMGPSVADESTGGSQDGLSREASRPDRTAADSEARPEADASEPAGSGSIGTTENSPTLIGSLAPFAGVPIPDAVLPVGALVVVVLLKPLASALSAAAAVLADWGGRLAVAFRFGNDGKDPLEHDLRARMKRWIENSPGITLTELSERSDASLSTVRHHARVLERERLVRSDKIRGNRRFFPHGVENEELVAALEDEMPGTIIEELRDCGTATVGDLVEAVDRSYSTVSYHLERLSEDGIVVQTKEGSTKVSQLAPWVRTSLDVDAGEAAADAGHEVGAD, encoded by the coding sequence ATGGGAACCCGAACGAGAACAGTCGCAATCGGGCTGGTGGTGGTCGTTGCCCTCCTGGCCGGGCCGCTCGTGGGAACGGCGGCCGCCTGGGACGGGAACGACGATTGGGCCGACGACGATTCGTCCGGGGACGACGGACGCTTCGGGAACCACTCGGAGGAGAATCGGACGGTCTCGGGAGCCGTCGACGTGGTACGTGACACCGTCGATACCGCCTCCGAGCGGACCGTCGAGTCCGTGGACGCCGTCGGCATCTCCGTTGACGGAACCGAATCCGAGAGTGGCGGCGAAACGACCGACCGAAGTGAGAGCCGAGAGGAGACGGCGGCACTGGAGGTGGAAGTCGGTGATTCGCGCTCGGTCACGGACCGCAAAACGGGGTCGAACCGACTGTCCGCTCCGGTCCGTCTGACCGTTCTGGCCCGGCTCCCCGAGGCCGACCTGCGGGACGTCCCCGTCGTCCTCCGGCCGGATTCCTTCGATCGGCGGTCCCCGAGCGTGGACCCGACCTCGCCCGACCTCGAGAGTCCGGAGTCGGCCGCGCCGGTCGCGCCGACCGCGCCGGCCGAGATGGGGCCGTCTGTCGCGGACGAGAGCACCGGCGGCTCCCAGGACGGGCTCTCCCGGGAGGCCTCACGACCGGATCGGACGGCGGCCGACAGCGAGGCCCGTCCGGAGGCCGACGCCTCCGAACCTGCCGGTAGCGGCTCCATCGGGACGACCGAGAATTCGCCGACGTTGATCGGATCGCTGGCGCCGTTCGCCGGGGTTCCGATCCCGGACGCGGTACTGCCGGTGGGGGCTCTGGTCGTCGTCGTCCTCCTCAAGCCGCTTGCGAGCGCCCTCTCGGCGGCCGCGGCCGTCCTCGCCGACTGGGGAGGTCGGCTAGCGGTCGCGTTCCGGTTCGGCAACGACGGCAAGGATCCCCTGGAGCACGACCTCCGGGCACGGATGAAGCGGTGGATCGAGAACTCGCCGGGGATCACACTGACCGAGCTGTCGGAGCGTTCGGACGCGTCGCTTTCGACCGTCCGACACCACGCCCGGGTCCTCGAGCGCGAGCGACTCGTCAGGTCGGACAAGATACGCGGCAACCGTCGGTTCTTCCCGCACGGCGTGGAGAACGAGGAGCTGGTGGCGGCGCTCGAAGACGAGATGCCCGGCACCATCATCGAGGAGCTCCGCGACTGCGGGACGGCGACGGTCGGTGACCTGGTCGAGGCGGTCGACAGGAGCTACAGCACGGTGTCGTACCACCTCGAGCGACTCTCCGAGGACGGTATCGTCGTCCAGACGAAGGAGGGGTCGACGAAGGTCAGCCAGCTCGCACCGTGGGTCCGGACGAGTCTCGACGTCGACGCGGGCGAGGCGGCGGCCGACGCCGGCCACGAGGT